One stretch of Croceibacterium atlanticum DNA includes these proteins:
- a CDS encoding DUF2274 domain-containing protein, with translation MTRLKLSDIIDDKPVKITIEIPVRLHRELTTYAVVLNGGDAKNAPSPDKLIPPMIERFISSDRAFAKARRSVQEVENEG, from the coding sequence ATGACGCGGTTGAAGCTATCCGACATTATCGACGATAAGCCGGTCAAGATCACCATCGAAATTCCAGTACGGCTCCATCGAGAGTTGACCACATATGCCGTTGTACTCAATGGTGGTGACGCCAAGAACGCACCTAGTCCTGACAAGCTTATTCCCCCGATGATCGAGAGATTTATATCTTCTGATAGAGCCTTCGCGAAAGCGCGCCGGTCCGTTCAGGAGGTCGAGAACGAAGGATAA
- a CDS encoding TrbI/VirB10 family protein, with amino-acid sequence MADPDGTTLSEPAAPERTTQYPGTDPRPFQLRGPTPSVMRLSRKALAVLGIVAGLGIGGALIYALQPAGEREGQELFSTDSRATSEAITSGPKDYGDVPKLGEPLPGDLGGPIVAARERGENVPVPPVAQPDPRAQAEEAARQRAEQERDAARTSTVFLGGGSAGAASVTASLPVLPDVTAQASADSGETALQGEQAGKRAFLERASDRRTVSAERLTGLASPNVLQAGSIIPAALITGIRSDLPGQITAQVTANVYDSPTGRILLIPQGARLIGEYDSDIVAGQTRVLLAWDRLIMPDGHSIVLERQPGADPAGFAGLQDGVNQHWSNLLRAAAISTLLGIGAELGADSDDDLTRALRRGSQDTINQTGQRIVDRQLNVQPTLTIRPGHPLRVVLTRDIIFEEHS; translated from the coding sequence ATGGCTGACCCCGACGGAACTACCCTTTCCGAACCTGCCGCGCCGGAGCGAACCACGCAATATCCGGGTACCGATCCCCGGCCTTTCCAGCTTCGCGGGCCGACGCCGAGCGTGATGCGCCTGTCGCGAAAGGCGCTGGCGGTACTTGGCATAGTGGCTGGTCTCGGTATCGGCGGGGCGCTTATCTATGCGCTGCAACCGGCGGGCGAGCGTGAAGGGCAAGAGCTCTTCAGCACCGATAGCCGCGCCACGAGCGAGGCCATCACGTCGGGACCTAAGGACTACGGCGACGTGCCCAAGCTCGGCGAGCCGCTTCCCGGCGATCTCGGCGGCCCGATCGTGGCGGCGCGCGAACGCGGCGAGAATGTGCCGGTGCCGCCGGTCGCACAGCCCGATCCGCGCGCCCAAGCGGAAGAGGCGGCGCGCCAACGTGCCGAGCAGGAACGCGATGCGGCGCGGACCAGCACGGTTTTTCTTGGTGGTGGGTCAGCTGGAGCCGCCAGTGTCACGGCCTCACTTCCGGTCTTGCCTGACGTCACGGCACAAGCATCCGCCGATTCAGGGGAAACCGCGTTGCAGGGCGAGCAGGCAGGCAAGCGCGCCTTTCTTGAACGGGCATCCGATCGGCGCACAGTGAGTGCGGAGCGGCTGACTGGACTCGCATCGCCCAACGTCCTTCAGGCCGGCAGCATCATTCCGGCCGCGCTCATCACCGGCATTCGTTCCGACCTCCCCGGCCAGATCACCGCGCAAGTCACGGCGAATGTCTACGACAGCCCTACGGGGCGCATCCTGCTCATTCCGCAGGGCGCGCGGCTGATCGGCGAATACGACAGCGATATTGTCGCCGGGCAGACCCGCGTACTGCTTGCCTGGGATCGCCTCATCATGCCGGATGGCCACTCGATTGTCCTTGAGCGCCAGCCTGGTGCCGATCCGGCCGGGTTTGCCGGATTGCAGGATGGCGTGAACCAGCATTGGAGCAATCTGCTCCGGGCCGCGGCTATTTCGACGCTGCTTGGCATCGGCGCCGAGCTGGGCGCGGATAGCGATGACGATCTGACCCGCGCGCTGCGTCGGGGATCACAAGACACTATCAATCAGACAGGTCAGCGGATCGTCGACCGGCAGTTAAACGTGCAACCCACGCTCACCATTCGGCCCGGGCATCCCTTACGCGTAGTATTGACCCGCGACATCATATTCGAGGAACATTCATGA
- the trbG gene encoding P-type conjugative transfer protein TrbG produces MIQLPARKSLALALVASALSACATTSPRLPEIAYDDPPREIAAMPAPATPRPVEVVAIPEPLPLPGQLKPVAESRTTPEPADPRKRIGAANDAARVQPVRDGFLNAIQQYPWADGALYQVYTAPGQVTDIALQEGERLVGPGPVAAGDTVRWIIGDTLSGNGASARVHILVKPTRPDIATNLVINTDRRSYHLELRATPATYMASVSWIYPQDELIALRNRNAVAAFAAPVATGVDVSALNFRYRIEGDRVPWKPLRAFDDGRQVFIEFPAGIAQGEMPPLFVTGAAGDAELVNYRVRGRYMVVDRLFAAAELRLGDKRTERSVRIVRTDDKRWRR; encoded by the coding sequence ATGATCCAATTACCCGCTCGCAAATCTCTTGCTCTCGCGCTCGTTGCCTCGGCTCTGTCCGCCTGTGCCACCACATCGCCAAGGCTGCCGGAAATCGCGTACGACGATCCGCCGCGCGAGATCGCGGCCATGCCTGCACCGGCGACTCCCCGGCCGGTCGAGGTGGTTGCCATTCCCGAGCCACTACCCTTGCCGGGTCAGTTGAAGCCGGTCGCGGAATCCAGGACGACGCCCGAGCCTGCCGATCCCAGGAAACGTATCGGTGCGGCCAATGACGCCGCGCGTGTGCAACCTGTGCGCGACGGCTTTCTCAATGCCATCCAGCAATATCCCTGGGCGGATGGCGCGCTCTATCAGGTCTACACCGCGCCGGGACAGGTCACGGACATTGCCTTACAGGAAGGCGAGCGGCTTGTCGGACCCGGACCGGTCGCGGCAGGCGATACCGTGCGCTGGATCATCGGCGATACGCTCAGCGGCAATGGCGCGTCCGCTCGCGTGCATATCCTGGTCAAGCCGACACGGCCCGACATTGCCACTAATCTCGTCATCAATACCGACCGGCGCAGCTATCATCTCGAACTGCGCGCTACGCCCGCGACATATATGGCATCGGTCTCCTGGATTTATCCGCAGGACGAGTTGATCGCGTTGCGGAATCGGAACGCAGTGGCGGCATTCGCCGCGCCAGTGGCAACGGGTGTGGACGTGTCCGCACTCAATTTCCGTTATCGCATCGAAGGCGATCGTGTGCCGTGGAAGCCCCTTCGCGCCTTCGATGATGGGCGGCAGGTGTTCATCGAGTTTCCCGCCGGGATCGCGCAAGGCGAAATGCCTCCGCTGTTCGTGACGGGGGCCGCCGGCGATGCCGAGCTGGTCAATTACCGCGTGCGAGGGCGCTATATGGTAGTGGACCGGCTGTTCGCCGCTGCCGAACTGCGCCTCGGCGACAAGCGCACTGAGCGAAGTGTTCGGATCGTGCGCACCGATGACAAGCGCTGGAGGCGGTGA
- the trbF gene encoding conjugal transfer protein TrbF: MFRRPSIRYGQMPEPVTPYQRAAQVWDDRIGSARVQARNWRLAFFGCLVLSGGLAGGLVWQTARGHIVPWVVEVDKLGQAQAVAPATADYRPTDPQIAFQLARFIEQVRSIPADPVIVRQNWLRAYDFTTDKGAMTLNDYARANDPLAEVGKVQVAVDISSVIRASDNSFRVAWTERRYQDGSLVNTSRWSAILSIVIQTPRTPDALRRNPLGLFVNAINWSKELDQ; encoded by the coding sequence ATGTTCCGACGCCCATCCATCCGTTACGGACAGATGCCCGAGCCCGTCACACCCTATCAGCGTGCTGCACAGGTATGGGACGACCGTATCGGCTCCGCGCGCGTCCAGGCGCGGAACTGGCGCCTTGCCTTTTTCGGTTGTCTCGTCCTTTCCGGGGGCCTTGCCGGCGGTCTCGTCTGGCAGACCGCGCGCGGTCACATCGTTCCCTGGGTGGTCGAGGTCGACAAGCTGGGCCAGGCCCAGGCAGTAGCACCCGCTACCGCGGACTACCGCCCGACCGATCCGCAGATCGCATTCCAGCTCGCCCGCTTTATCGAACAGGTCCGCAGCATTCCGGCCGATCCGGTGATCGTTCGGCAGAACTGGCTGCGCGCCTATGATTTCACCACCGACAAAGGCGCGATGACCCTCAATGACTATGCCCGCGCCAATGATCCATTGGCCGAGGTCGGCAAGGTGCAGGTCGCAGTCGATATATCGAGCGTCATTCGCGCCTCGGACAACAGCTTCCGCGTCGCATGGACCGAGCGCCGCTATCAGGACGGCAGCCTTGTAAACACCAGCCGTTGGTCGGCCATTCTATCCATAGTCATACAGACCCCGCGCACGCCCGATGCCTTGCGCAGGAATCCGCTCGGCCTGTTCGTCAACGCCATCAACTGGTCGAAGGAACTGGACCAATGA
- the trbL gene encoding P-type conjugative transfer protein TrbL, whose product MNDTGVIDNFLGVFTGYIDSGFGLLGGEVAFLSTTLIAIDVTLAGLFWAWGADEDVLQRLVRKTLYIGIFAFIIGNFSTLATILFESFAGLGLKASGDALSLAEFMQPGSIAETGLDAAQPLIDATEAFGSIWSVFANLAIILVLLIAWLIVVLAFFIIAVQVFITLIEFKLVTLAGFVLLPFAFFGRTAFMAERVLGHIVSTGIKVLVLAVITGIGTTLFSQFTVTMGPEPDAEQVMAIALAALSLLGLSIFGPGIANGIVTGGPQLGAGAAAGTALAAGGALVGGAAAARLGAGAAAGAIGGTARGAAYASGAARGAYAAGSFGKSGNAAVAGGAAGAGKAAAGAVLSPLRKAAGSLKESHRAGARAGLGVAADPAGSAASSSSQPAWAAAMKRRQSAAHGATVAAHTLKAGDSHGGGSGPDIREKE is encoded by the coding sequence ATGAACGATACCGGCGTCATCGACAATTTCCTGGGCGTGTTCACCGGCTATATCGATTCCGGCTTCGGTCTGCTGGGCGGTGAGGTTGCGTTCCTCTCGACCACACTGATCGCCATCGACGTAACGCTTGCCGGTCTGTTCTGGGCCTGGGGCGCGGACGAAGACGTGTTGCAGCGGCTCGTCAGGAAGACGCTCTATATCGGTATCTTCGCCTTCATCATCGGCAATTTCTCTACGCTGGCGACGATCCTGTTCGAAAGCTTCGCGGGGCTGGGCCTCAAGGCGAGTGGCGATGCGCTCAGCCTCGCGGAGTTCATGCAACCAGGTTCCATCGCCGAGACCGGGCTCGACGCCGCCCAGCCCCTGATCGACGCCACCGAGGCGTTCGGCAGCATCTGGTCGGTATTCGCGAACCTCGCCATCATTCTCGTACTGCTGATTGCCTGGCTGATCGTGGTGCTCGCCTTCTTCATCATCGCGGTGCAGGTCTTCATCACCCTTATCGAGTTCAAGCTGGTGACACTCGCCGGCTTTGTTCTCCTGCCCTTCGCCTTTTTCGGCCGCACCGCCTTCATGGCCGAGCGCGTGCTGGGCCATATCGTCTCGACCGGCATCAAGGTGCTGGTGCTTGCGGTCATCACCGGCATCGGCACCACCCTGTTCAGCCAGTTTACCGTCACCATGGGTCCGGAGCCCGATGCAGAGCAGGTCATGGCGATCGCGCTGGCTGCGCTCTCGCTGCTCGGCCTTTCTATCTTCGGTCCCGGTATCGCCAACGGCATCGTCACCGGCGGTCCCCAGCTTGGCGCAGGCGCCGCGGCCGGAACGGCGCTGGCCGCCGGTGGTGCTCTGGTCGGCGGTGCGGCCGCCGCCCGGCTTGGCGCGGGCGCGGCGGCGGGAGCGATCGGCGGTACGGCGAGAGGCGCGGCCTACGCGTCCGGCGCCGCGCGCGGGGCTTATGCCGCCGGCTCATTCGGCAAGAGCGGCAACGCTGCGGTTGCGGGCGGCGCAGCCGGGGCCGGCAAGGCTGCCGCAGGAGCCGTGTTGTCGCCGCTCAGAAAGGCCGCCGGTTCGCTCAAGGAAAGTCATCGCGCCGGCGCTCGCGCGGGTCTGGGCGTAGCCGCCGATCCGGCAGGAAGCGCTGCCTCCTCTTCATCACAGCCTGCATGGGCCGCCGCGATGAAACGCCGTCAGTCGGCCGCTCATGGCGCGACCGTTGCGGCCCATACGCTGAAAGCCGGAGACAGTCATGGCGGAGGTTCCGGTCCCGATATTCGCGAGAAGGAATGA
- the trbK-alt gene encoding putative entry exclusion protein TrbK-alt, translating into MSRNSRIAGVAAIAGIMLAVAIVALREPGDPPREAVLPVTEESEQQEMLARELERCATLTMPDTACEHAWAEKRRRFFGSGEGDRR; encoded by the coding sequence ATGTCGCGCAATTCCAGGATCGCGGGCGTCGCGGCGATCGCCGGGATCATGCTGGCCGTGGCGATCGTCGCCTTGCGCGAACCGGGCGACCCGCCGCGCGAAGCGGTTCTGCCTGTCACCGAAGAAAGCGAGCAACAGGAGATGCTGGCGCGCGAACTCGAACGCTGCGCCACGCTCACCATGCCCGATACGGCTTGCGAACATGCCTGGGCGGAAAAGCGCCGACGCTTCTTCGGTAGCGGTGAAGGCGACCGGCGATGA
- the trbJ gene encoding P-type conjugative transfer protein TrbJ has translation MKLPYVRPALMAGVLATTSIVGLAFVSPAHAQFGGIVYDPTNYAQNLLTAARSLEQINNQIRQIQNQAASLVNEARNLASLPFSSLQTLQDQVRETQRLLGEAQRIAYDVQQIDQAFTDRYKGSALTGSNAQMIANANARWEDSVGAFQDSLKVQAGVVGNIDGARTTMDDLVSASQSATGALQASQAGNQLLALRSQQLADLTALVAAQGRAQALDSARQAAEEAEGRERFRRFFGRN, from the coding sequence ATGAAGCTGCCCTATGTGCGCCCTGCCCTTATGGCCGGTGTTCTTGCCACCACGAGCATCGTTGGCCTTGCCTTTGTGAGCCCGGCTCACGCACAGTTTGGCGGGATCGTCTATGATCCGACCAATTACGCGCAGAACCTGCTGACCGCCGCCCGGTCGCTCGAACAGATCAACAATCAGATCCGGCAAATCCAGAACCAGGCGGCCAGCCTCGTCAACGAGGCCCGCAATCTCGCTTCGCTGCCATTCAGCTCGCTTCAGACCTTGCAAGATCAGGTTCGCGAGACGCAGCGGCTGCTCGGCGAAGCCCAGCGAATCGCCTATGATGTGCAGCAGATCGACCAGGCGTTCACCGATCGTTACAAGGGATCGGCGCTTACCGGCAGCAACGCGCAGATGATCGCCAATGCCAATGCGCGCTGGGAAGACAGCGTCGGCGCCTTTCAGGATTCGCTCAAGGTGCAGGCCGGTGTCGTCGGTAATATCGACGGCGCCCGCACCACCATGGACGATCTGGTCTCGGCAAGCCAGTCGGCGACAGGCGCGCTGCAGGCCAGCCAGGCGGGCAATCAGCTTCTCGCCCTGCGATCGCAGCAGCTTGCCGATCTGACCGCGCTGGTCGCGGCACAGGGCCGGGCGCAAGCACTCGATTCCGCACGGCAGGCCGCCGAGGAAGCCGAAGGGCGCGAACGTTTCCGCCGCTTCTTCGGGCGCAACTGA
- the trbE gene encoding conjugal transfer protein TrbE produces MMSLREYRSGAAHLADFLPWAALVETGVVLNKDGSFQRTARFRGPDLDSATPAELVATTARLNNALRRLGSGWAIFVEAQRVPALDYPDCDFPDPVSALVDRERREQFQEECSHFESRYYLTLLWMPPAEDAARAEGWLYEGRSNSGVDPWELLGSFTDRSDRVLNLVEGFMPEVRWLDDAETLTYLHSTISTRRQRVRVPETPMHLDALLADEALTGGLEPKLGEHHLRTLTVTGFPSATFPGLLDELNRLAFEYRWSTRAIMLDKTDATKLLTKIRRQWFAKRKSVAAILKEVMTNEASTLLDSDASNKAADADTALQELGADYAGMAYVTATVTVWDRDPAIAAEKLRLVEKVIQGRDFTCLAEGMNAIEAWLGSLPGHTYANVRQPPISTLNLAHLIPLSAVWAGPERDEHFGSPPLLYGRTEGSTPFRFSLHVGDVGHTLIVGPTGAGKSVLLALMAMQFRRYENAQVFAFDFGGSIRAAALGMGGDWQDLGGGLSNDDDGGVQLQPLGKIDLSEERAWAAEWLAAIFASEGVAVDPQAKEHIWSALTSLASAPMSERTLTGLAVLLQSQRLKQALAPYCIGGPWGRLLDAEAERLGVASVQAFETEGLVGAGSAAAVLSYLFHRIEGRLDGSPTLIIIDEGWLVLDSPDFAAQLREWLKTLRKKNASVVFATQSLADIETSSIAPAIIESCPTRIFLPNERAAEPQIAAIYERFGLNARQIEILSRATPKRDYYCQSRRGNRLFELGLGEVALAFAAASSKTDQLTITDIIEKHGPSAFAAEWLRHRGCAWAVELLPKASVSENPLSLTPDMEIET; encoded by the coding sequence ATGATGTCCCTGCGCGAATATAGAAGCGGCGCCGCGCATCTCGCCGACTTCCTGCCCTGGGCGGCTTTGGTGGAGACAGGCGTCGTTCTCAACAAGGACGGATCGTTCCAGCGCACGGCACGCTTTCGCGGTCCCGATCTCGACAGCGCGACACCCGCTGAACTGGTCGCCACCACAGCCCGACTCAACAATGCGTTGCGGCGACTCGGTTCGGGCTGGGCGATCTTCGTCGAGGCGCAGCGGGTGCCCGCGCTTGATTATCCTGACTGCGATTTTCCCGATCCGGTCTCGGCTCTGGTCGACAGGGAGCGGCGTGAACAGTTCCAGGAAGAGTGCAGCCATTTCGAGAGCCGTTATTATCTGACCCTGTTGTGGATGCCGCCGGCCGAAGATGCGGCCAGGGCTGAAGGCTGGCTCTACGAGGGCCGGTCGAACTCCGGCGTCGATCCCTGGGAACTGCTGGGGAGCTTCACCGACCGCAGCGACCGCGTGCTGAACCTGGTCGAAGGTTTCATGCCCGAGGTCCGCTGGCTCGACGATGCTGAAACCCTGACCTACCTGCACAGCACGATCTCGACCCGGCGCCAGCGCGTGCGCGTTCCCGAGACGCCGATGCATCTCGATGCACTGCTGGCCGACGAGGCGCTGACTGGCGGGCTGGAGCCGAAGCTGGGCGAGCATCATCTGCGCACGCTCACCGTTACCGGCTTTCCGAGCGCGACCTTTCCCGGCCTGCTCGACGAACTCAACCGCCTCGCCTTCGAGTATCGCTGGTCCACCCGCGCGATCATGCTCGACAAGACCGATGCGACGAAATTGCTCACGAAGATCAGGCGGCAATGGTTCGCCAAGCGCAAATCGGTTGCCGCGATCCTGAAAGAGGTGATGACCAACGAGGCTTCGACGCTGCTCGACAGCGATGCCTCGAACAAGGCCGCCGACGCCGATACCGCCTTGCAGGAGCTGGGCGCCGACTATGCCGGCATGGCCTATGTCACGGCGACCGTGACAGTGTGGGACCGCGATCCCGCCATCGCGGCGGAGAAGCTGCGGCTGGTCGAGAAGGTCATACAGGGCCGCGACTTCACTTGTCTTGCCGAGGGCATGAACGCGATCGAGGCATGGCTGGGAAGCCTGCCCGGCCACACTTACGCCAACGTGCGGCAACCGCCTATCTCCACGCTCAATCTCGCCCACCTGATCCCCCTGTCAGCGGTATGGGCGGGGCCGGAACGGGACGAGCACTTCGGGTCGCCCCCCTTGCTCTACGGCAGGACCGAAGGCTCGACCCCGTTCCGGTTTTCTCTTCATGTCGGCGATGTTGGCCACACGCTGATCGTCGGCCCGACCGGCGCGGGCAAGTCGGTACTGCTGGCGCTGATGGCAATGCAGTTCCGGCGCTACGAGAACGCCCAGGTCTTCGCCTTCGACTTCGGCGGCAGCATTCGTGCCGCCGCGCTCGGAATGGGCGGCGACTGGCAGGATCTCGGCGGCGGTCTGTCCAACGACGATGATGGCGGCGTGCAGTTGCAGCCGCTTGGCAAGATCGACTTGTCCGAAGAGCGCGCCTGGGCGGCCGAATGGCTCGCTGCTATATTCGCCAGTGAAGGTGTTGCTGTCGATCCGCAGGCCAAGGAGCATATCTGGTCGGCGCTGACCTCGCTTGCGAGCGCGCCTATGTCGGAGCGCACCCTGACCGGCTTGGCCGTCCTGCTCCAGAGCCAGCGGCTCAAGCAGGCGCTGGCACCCTATTGCATCGGCGGGCCGTGGGGCCGGTTGCTCGATGCCGAAGCCGAACGGCTTGGCGTGGCGTCGGTCCAGGCCTTCGAGACCGAAGGGCTGGTCGGCGCGGGCTCGGCCGCCGCCGTGCTGTCCTACCTTTTCCACCGGATCGAGGGCCGGCTCGACGGCTCCCCGACGCTCATCATCATCGACGAGGGGTGGCTGGTGCTCGACAGCCCGGACTTCGCAGCACAGCTGCGCGAATGGTTGAAGACGCTGCGCAAGAAAAACGCCTCCGTCGTCTTTGCAACCCAGAGTCTCGCCGACATCGAGACGAGCAGCATTGCGCCGGCCATCATCGAGTCCTGCCCGACGCGCATCTTCCTGCCGAACGAGCGTGCAGCCGAACCGCAGATCGCGGCCATCTACGAGCGGTTCGGGCTCAATGCCCGCCAGATTGAAATCCTCAGCCGGGCGACCCCGAAGCGGGATTACTATTGTCAGAGCCGGCGGGGGAACCGCCTGTTTGAACTGGGCTTGGGCGAAGTGGCGCTGGCCTTCGCAGCGGCGTCTTCAAAGACTGACCAACTCACCATTACCGACATCATCGAAAAGCATGGGCCATCGGCTTTCGCCGCCGAATGGTTGCGTCATCGCGGCTGTGCCTGGGCTGTCGAATTGCTGCCCAAGGCTTCTGTCTCCGAGAACCCCCTTTCCCTCACACCAGATATGGAGATTGAAACATGA
- a CDS encoding VirB3 family type IV secretion system protein → MEVAEPISGYLAPLHRALTEPILLGGAPRSLAILNGTLAGAIGLGLRLWVAGLAIWAIGHALSVWAARRDPQFVDVARRHLRYPTWMRP, encoded by the coding sequence ATGGAGGTGGCCGAACCCATTTCCGGATATTTGGCGCCGTTGCATCGTGCGCTGACTGAGCCGATCCTGCTCGGCGGCGCGCCGCGCTCGCTCGCGATCCTGAACGGCACGCTGGCTGGAGCCATCGGGCTTGGCCTGCGCCTGTGGGTCGCAGGCCTTGCTATCTGGGCCATCGGCCATGCGCTGTCGGTATGGGCCGCGCGGCGTGATCCGCAATTCGTGGACGTGGCCCGGCGGCATCTCAGATATCCGACATGGATGCGGCCATGA
- a CDS encoding TrbC/VirB2 family protein, with protein MIHAIRHGARRAMLAVTASVIALSLSSPAWAGGSSMPWEAPLQSILESIEGPVAKIIAVIIIIITGLTLAFGDMSGGFRRLIQIVFGISIAFAASSFFLSFFSFGGGALV; from the coding sequence ATGATCCATGCCATCCGGCATGGCGCCCGCCGCGCCATGCTTGCCGTCACCGCCAGCGTGATCGCGCTGTCCCTGTCGTCGCCTGCTTGGGCCGGCGGCTCGTCGATGCCGTGGGAAGCGCCACTGCAAAGTATCCTCGAATCGATCGAGGGTCCGGTCGCCAAGATCATCGCGGTCATCATTATCATCATCACCGGCCTGACCCTGGCCTTCGGCGATATGTCGGGAGGCTTTCGCCGGCTGATCCAGATCGTGTTCGGGATCAGCATCGCGTTCGCCGCCAGTTCCTTCTTCCTGTCGTTCTTCAGCTTCGGCGGCGGAGCACTGGTCTGA
- the trbB gene encoding P-type conjugative transfer ATPase TrbB encodes MTVHPIRSEASSRGARMLRTALGPSIAAWLDDPAVIEVMLNPDGRLWVDRLGEGISDTGMTLSAADGERIVRLVAHHVGVEVHARCPRVSAELPEGGERFEGLLPPVVAAPAFAIRKPAVAVFTLDDYARTGIMSAAEATVLRDGVAARANILVAGGTGSGKTTLVNALLAEVAKTADRIVLIEDTRELQCAAPNLVAMRTKDGVVSLSDLVRSSLRLRPDRIPIGEVRGAEALDLLKAWGTGHPGGIGTIHAGTALGALRRMEQLIQEAVVTVPRALLAETIDLIAVLVRDGHGRRLAELARVEGLDSSTGDYRLTSLSQPTSGDLP; translated from the coding sequence TTGACCGTCCATCCGATCCGTTCCGAGGCAAGTTCACGCGGCGCGCGCATGCTGCGCACGGCGCTGGGGCCGTCGATCGCGGCGTGGCTCGATGATCCCGCCGTCATCGAGGTGATGCTAAACCCCGACGGCAGGCTATGGGTCGACCGGCTTGGCGAAGGCATCAGCGATACCGGCATGACGCTCAGCGCCGCCGATGGCGAACGCATCGTCCGCCTCGTGGCCCACCATGTCGGCGTCGAAGTCCATGCGCGGTGCCCGCGCGTCTCAGCCGAGCTGCCCGAGGGCGGCGAACGCTTCGAGGGTCTGTTGCCGCCTGTCGTCGCCGCGCCGGCTTTCGCGATCCGCAAACCCGCTGTCGCGGTGTTCACGCTCGACGATTATGCTCGCACTGGAATTATGTCGGCGGCCGAAGCTACGGTGCTGCGCGACGGCGTTGCCGCCCGCGCCAACATTCTCGTCGCCGGCGGGACGGGCAGTGGCAAGACCACGCTGGTCAATGCGCTGCTTGCCGAGGTGGCAAAGACCGCCGACCGCATCGTCCTGATCGAGGACACGCGCGAACTGCAATGCGCCGCGCCCAACCTGGTTGCCATGCGCACCAAGGATGGCGTCGTCTCACTGTCCGATCTTGTCCGGTCCAGCCTGCGGCTGCGCCCTGATCGCATACCCATCGGCGAGGTACGGGGCGCCGAAGCGCTCGATCTCCTCAAAGCCTGGGGCACCGGCCATCCCGGCGGGATCGGCACGATCCATGCCGGAACCGCACTCGGTGCGCTCCGCCGCATGGAGCAACTCATTCAGGAAGCCGTGGTCACGGTTCCGCGCGCGCTGCTGGCCGAGACCATCGACCTGATCGCCGTGCTCGTGCGTGACGGGCACGGACGCCGACTTGCGGAGCTGGCTCGCGTCGAAGGGCTTGATTCTTCCACGGGCGATTACCGCCTCACTTCGCTTTCCCAGCCCACATCAGGAGACCTGCCATGA